GAACAGCCTTTACGAGCGTGACTTGGTCCCTCAGGCCATGAACAGGCTGAAGGAGAGGGGCTTCGCCTTCGAGAAGGACGGGGCGCTCTGGTTCAAATCCAGCGATTCGGAGGACGAGAAGGACAGGGTGCTGATAAGGAGCAGCGGAGTCCCCACCTACTTCGCCTCCGACATCGCCTATCACAAGGAGAAGTTCGACCGGGGCTTCGACAAGGTCATTGACGTGTGGGGGGCCGATCACCACGGCTACGTGCCCAGGATGAAGGCGGGCGTCGAGGCGCTGGGGAGGCCACCGGAGGACCTGCAGGTGCTCCTAATCCAGTTTGTCAACCTGCTGCGCGGGGGGGAACAGGTCGGCATGTCGACCAGGTCCGGCCAGTTCGTCACACTCAGGGACGTCATGGACGAGGTCGGCGTGGACGCCACCCGCTTCTTCTTCGTCATGAGGCGCAGCGACTCGCACCTGGACTTCGACCTGGAGCTGGCCAAGCAGTCCTCCAACGAGAACCCCGTCTACTACGTGCAGTACGCTCACGCCCGGATATGCAGCGTGATACGCGAGGCAGAGTCCCGCGGGATTCCTCTCCCCGGAGTGGAGGAGCTCGACATGGACGCCTTCTCGCTCGACGAGGAGAAACGCCTGATGGCCAGGCTCGCCGCCTATCCGAAGGAGGTCGAGAAGGCCTCGCGCGAGCTGGCGCCTCACGTGCTGGTCACCTACGCCCTGGACCTGGCGGGCGATTTTCACTCCTTCTACAACGCCTGCAGAATCCTGGGCTCGGAGGATCCTGTGATGAAGAGCCGCATCCTGCTGGTGCGCGCGTCAGGCACGGTGCTTGCCTCCGCCCTGTCGCTTCTCGGGGTGTCGGCGCCGGAGAGGATGTAGAAAGATGCTGCGGCTGCGCTGGATTTTTCTCGCGGCCCTCCTCGGGCTCTTCGCGGCGATAATGGGCACGTCCTACTACGTAGAGATGAAGAAGATCAACCGGCTGACCGCCCTGGTGGACGAGAGGATGGCGGTGCTGGTATCGATGAGCCGAACGGTCCAGGAGCTGCAGGAGAAGATCGCCTTCTTCGGCACATCGGAGGGGCTGGCCCACCTGGCCAGGGAGAAGTACAACCTCTCCTTCCCCGGAGAGCTGGTCTTCAAGATCGAGAGGGCGCCGGAGTCCTTGCCATAAGAACGACTGTAATGTATAATCGCCTCCGGCTGTTTTCCCTGCCCCTCCGCGGAGGGGCCATAGACCGTGGGGAGGAGGTGTGTATATTTGCGGCCGTACGAGATGTTGGTGCTTATGAGCGCCGAGCTGGAGGATCACAAAGAGGAGATCGAGAAGATCGAGGAGGTCCTAACCGGTCTCGAGGGAGAGATCGTCAAGACCGACGCATGGGGGAGGAAGAGACTGGCCTACCCCATCGACAAGAAGACCGAGGGCTTTTATGCTCTGTTCACGTTCAAGCTGAGCCCCGATCAGCTTGGTGAGTTGAATCGTGTCCTGGGTCTGCGTCCGAATGTCTATCGCCAGATGGTCATCCGTCTGGACGAGAAGTAGGAGGGGACGGCATGGCTAGGGGTTACAACAAGGTCGTGATAGTGGGCAACCTCGCCAGGGACCCGGAGGTGCGCTACACTGCAAGCAAACAGGCCGTCGCCAACTTCGCGGTGGCGG
Above is a genomic segment from Synergistaceae bacterium containing:
- a CDS encoding arginine--tRNA ligase — its product is MADVTLVLKTIVEDALRVVASEKGLSEAAIPEVAFERPKRDGQGDWSTNCAMKLCKLFGERPMSLADRLAGLIPLGGYLDRVETAAPGFINFFLSSKWMEDALLEIFDEKENYGSSNLGEGRRVQIEFVSANPTGPLHIGHGRGAAVGDIISSILSFTGWTAEREYYINDAGLQMDLLGASVQSRYFELSGSPESAPFPEDGYRGDYIYDIARAVMEREGNRYASLPASDSLPFFKSFAAESILDTIRSDLSDFGVEFDVWFSENSLYERDLVPQAMNRLKERGFAFEKDGALWFKSSDSEDEKDRVLIRSSGVPTYFASDIAYHKEKFDRGFDKVIDVWGADHHGYVPRMKAGVEALGRPPEDLQVLLIQFVNLLRGGEQVGMSTRSGQFVTLRDVMDEVGVDATRFFFVMRRSDSHLDFDLELAKQSSNENPVYYVQYAHARICSVIREAESRGIPLPGVEELDMDAFSLDEEKRLMARLAAYPKEVEKASRELAPHVLVTYALDLAGDFHSFYNACRILGSEDPVMKSRILLVRASGTVLASALSLLGVSAPERM
- a CDS encoding septum formation initiator; this encodes MLRLRWIFLAALLGLFAAIMGTSYYVEMKKINRLTALVDERMAVLVSMSRTVQELQEKIAFFGTSEGLAHLAREKYNLSFPGELVFKIERAPESLP
- the rpsF gene encoding 30S ribosomal protein S6 — its product is MRPYEMLVLMSAELEDHKEEIEKIEEVLTGLEGEIVKTDAWGRKRLAYPIDKKTEGFYALFTFKLSPDQLGELNRVLGLRPNVYRQMVIRLDEK